In Hemiscyllium ocellatum isolate sHemOce1 unplaced genomic scaffold, sHemOce1.pat.X.cur. scaffold_1591_pat_ctg1, whole genome shotgun sequence, the genomic stretch cgcacacacacacatacactctctctctctctctctcacacacactcacatacatacacggATGCACCATCGCAcatgctctcactctcacactcacacatgcacagacactccATCACACATGCtcgttcactcactctctctctcacactcactttctctcactctctcacactctctctcacactctctctcacactctctctcacactctctctcacactctctctcacactctctctcacactctctctcacactctctctctcacactctctctcacacactctctctcacactctctctcacacactctcactctctctctctcacacactctcactctctctctctcacactctctctcacactctctctcacactctctctcacactctctctcacactctctctcacactctccctccctcacactcacacacacacactctcacacacactcacacacacactcacgtacacacacacactcacgtacacacacacacacacacgtacacgtacacacacacacacacacacacacgttcacacacacacgttcacacacacacacacacacacacgttcactcacacacacagaggcacggACACTCCATCATACACGCTCACTCGCTCACACAGGCACGGATGCACCatcacacatgctctctctctcacgcacggaCATGCCATCACATATGCTTGCTCACAcacgtgtgtgcgcgcgcacacatactcacttgctctctcgctctctctctctctccctctctttttctctctctctctctctcacaaacacacacacatgctcttctctctctcacacacacacacgctctctctctctctcacactctttcacgctctcacacacaagcacggACACTCCATctctcacgctcactcactcTCCTTAACCTCTTGAACACCCAGTCGCTTGCTGTCCCACTGCTCTCCACCTTACATGCTGAGTGTTGTGAACACGCACAGCCGCTGGCAAACTGAGCACACGCTGACTGTGTCAGGACCTTCACATTCAAGACCAGCTCATCGAATCACTGTCCCGCTCACTCCCGGGCTCAATTGCAAAACCACCCACACACTCATCTCCCGGGCACGCTGAGAGCACAGCTCACACCATACTGTCTcgcacactcactgtctccgATGCACAGTTACTCGCAGTTTTCGTTCTAACTTCACACCCTCGATGTGCCCTCTTGCCCACTTACCGCGTGCTGGTGCCCACCCTCTCCCAGCTGTTTATCGAGCGAGGGTCCTGGCCTGCTGATTGGTTAGTATCTCCGGGGTGCCCGAGCGATGCCCGGTGATTAACCCCCTTGTCCCTCCCCATGCCAGTACCCGGATTGGCTGGCTGCCCACCGGGACGCCCTGCCCAAGGAGGAGTTTCAGCGGTACGAGCAGCAGCACACCATCATGGGCAGGATCTGCCGGCACTTCGAGGCCGAGGGAGACAGCGGGCCGGAGCAGCAGCGAGCTCACTTCGAGACCATCCTCGAGCTCATGCAGCAGGTATGGGGGGGgcaggagagagggaaggggggggaAACCAGGCCTGACTGGGGACGGTGGGAGAGAGGGGGCCAGGCCTGACTGTGGGGAcggtgggagagagggggggccAGGCCTGACTGTGGGGACGGTGGGAGAGAGGGGGCCAGGCCTGACTGTGGGGACGGTGGGAGAGAGGGGGCCAGGCCTGACTGGGGACGGTGGGAGAGAGGGGGCCAGGCCTGACTGTGGGGACGGTGGGAGAGAGGGGGCCAGGCCTGACTGTGGGGAcgatgggagagagggggggcCAGGCCTGACTGTGGGGACGGTGGGAGAGAGGGGGCCAGGCCTGACTGTGGGGACGGTGGGAGAGAGGGGGCCAGGCCTGACTGTGAGGGCCCCCTGCAGTGGGGACGGTGGGAGAGAGGGGGCCAGGCCTGACTGTGGGGACGGTGGGAGAGAGGGGGCCAGGCCTGACTGTGGGGACGGTGGGAGAGAGGGGGCCAGGCCTGACTGTGGGGACGGTGGGAGAGAGGGGGCCAGGCCTGACTGTGAGGGCCCCCTGCAGTGGGGACGGTGGGAGAGAGGGGGCCAGGCCTGACTGTGGGGACGGTGGGAGAGAGGGGGCCAGGCCTGACTGTGGGGACGGTGGGAGAGAGGGGGCCAGGCCTGACTGTGGGGACGGTGGGAGAGAGGGGGCCAGGCCTGACTGTGGGGACGGTGGGAGAGAGGGGGCCAGGCCTGACTGTGGGGACGGTGGGAGAGAGGGGGCCAGGCCTGACTGTGAGGGCCCCCTGCAGTGGGGACGGTGGGAGAGAGGGGGCCAGGCCTGACTGTGGGGACGGTGGGAGAGAGGGGGCCAGGCCTGACTGTGAGGGCCCCTGCAGTGGggacggtgggggagggggtcaggcCTGACTGTGAGGGCCCCTGCAGTGGggacggtgggggaggggggaccaGGCCTGACTGTGGGGAGGGGGGACCAGGCCTGACTGTGGGGAGGGGGGACCAGGCCTGACTGTGGGGAGGGGGGACCAGGCCTGACTGTGAGGGCCCCCTGCAGTGGggacggtgggggagggggcttcTGCTTGTGccctcacgcgctctctctccctccgttccctcacattctctctttcCCCGCCCCCTCgcattctccctctctccaccatccccttgcactctccctctctccaccgtccctcacactctccctctctccaccgtcctttcgcgctctctctccctccgtcccctcgcactctctctctcccccatcccctcacacactttctctctctcccctatcccctcactctctctccctccatcccctcactctctctctctcccccgtcccctcgcactctctccatcccctcgcactctctctctctcccccatccccttgcactctctctctcaccctccatcccctcgcactctctctccatcctctcgcactctctctctctcccccatcccctcgcactctctctctctcccccatccccttgcactctctctctcaccctccatcccctcactcactctcaccctccatcccctcactcactctcaccctccatTCCCTCGCACTCGctctcccccccccgtccccttgcactctctctctctctctctctctctccccatcccctcacactctctctctccctccccgtcccctcactttctctcaccccccgtccccttgcactctctctctctctctctctctccccatcccctcacacactctctctctctccccgtcccctcactttctctcacccccctgtcccctcgcactctctctctctccccccgtcccctcgcactctctctctccccccgtcccctcacactctctctctccccccgtccccttgcactctctctctccatcccctcacactctctctcccccctccatcCACCCCCACAGCCCTCCCGTGTCCCTGCCGTCCCCAGCCCACTGTGACGCCTGTCAGTGTCCTTGCTCTcactcggtgtctctctctctctgtgtctcggtGTGTTCCCACAGCTCCAGGATCTCGGTGACCCACCAAAGGAGCTGGCGGAGATGGTGAGTACAATCCGGTAACTGCCCAGCTCGCTTCAGGCTGCAGTTCCACACTCCGTACTTCAGCACAGCCCGGGAGCACTTCACTGGGACAGGGGACACGGAGTGTTCCTCgcgatctaaccccgtgctgtccctgtcctgggagggtttgatgggggacagtgtagagggagctttactctgtatctaaccccgtgctgtccctgtcctgggagtgtttgatggggtcagtgtagagggagctttactctgtatctaaccccgtgctgtccctgtcctgggactgtttgatgggggggacagtgtagagggagctttactctgtctctaaccctgtgctgtccctgtcctgggagtgtttgatgggggacagtgtagagggagctttactctatatctaaccccatgctgtccatgtcctgggagtgtttgatgggggacagtgtagagggagctttactctgtatctaaccccgtgcagtccctgtcctgggagtgtttgatggggacagtgtagagggagctttactctgtatcgaaccccgtgcagtccctgtcctgggagtgtttgatgggggacagtgtagagggagctttactctgtatctaaccccgtgctgtccctgtcctgggactgtttgatgggggggacagtgtagagggagctttactctgtatctaaccctgtactgtccctgtcctgggagtgtttgatggggggacagtgtagagggagctttactctgtatctaaccccgtgctgtccctgtcctgggagtgtttgatgggggacagtgtagagggagctttactctgtatctaaccccgtgctgtccctgtcctgggagtgtttgatgggggtgggacagtgtagagggagctttactctgtctctaaccctgtgctgtccctgtcctgggagtgtttgatgggggacagtgtagagggagctttactctatatctaaccccatgctgtccgtgtcctgggagtgtttgatgggggacagtgtagagggagctttactctgtatctaaccccgtgcagtccctgtcctgggagtgtttgatggggacagtgtagagggagctttactctgtatctaaccccgtgcagtccctgtcctgggactgtttgatgggggacagtgtagagggagctttactctgtatctaaccccgtgctgtccctgtcctgggagggtttgatgggggacagtgtagagggagctttactctgtatctaaccctgtgctgtccctgtcctgggagtgtttgatggggggggggacagtgtagagggagctttactctgtctctaaccctgtgctgtccctgtcctgggagtgtttgatggggacagtgtagaggaagctttactctgtctctaaccctgtgctgtccctgtcctgggagtgtttgatgggggacagtgtagagggagctttactctatatctaaccccatgctgtccatgtcctgggagtgtttgatgggggacagtgtagagggagctttactgtgtatctaaccccgtgcagtccctgtcctgggagtgtttgatggggacagtgtagagggagctttactctgtatctaaccctgtgctgtccctgtcctgggagtgtttaatggggacagtgtagagggagctttactcctaAGTGGATGAACTACCTGCCGTGTTTGCTCCCACAGCCTCCTGGCCTGAACTTTGACCTGGATGGAATGAGCCTCCCGGAGAACATGGTGGCGGGCCCCGAGCAGTGTGCGGTCATGTGACAGGCTGAGAGCCAATCTTGTTTCAGATTCTCCATCCCTTCCCTTCCTCTTCCCTCCCTCCACGCTACGCCCCCAACTCCGGGGGGAACCGGGGGCCGTGCCATTCccaagatggcagtggagggtCGTTTGtttgtacagggagctgttggacTGTGGGGTGCGGCGTATCGAAGGGTTCCTCTCTGCTCTTCACGTTTCCCACTGGACGCCCTCAGGCCAGGGATTGGGAGACCGAGCAGTGGGTTCTCTGGGAATGttctccctccccccatctccccgTGCCCCCGGAAGATTCCCACCTTGTCTGCTGCTCCAGCTCGCCTTACCCTGCGCTGGGTCTGCGTCGGTGTACAGTCTCTGTCCAGCGGTGGACTGGGTTTGTGTAATTAACTCCTGATCAACGTTAAAAGTGATTTAATTCAATCCCTGTCTCGCTCCTTCTCCTTTGCCTGCATCTGGGGACACACACGGACAATTTGGGCTGACAATTTGCAACTAACGTTCACGCCACCCAAGTGCCAATCGGTGAACacctccagtaagagacaatctaacccaCCACCCTGCTTGACATTCaacggtgttaccatcactgtatccccccactgtcaacatcctgggggttaccagtgaccagaaacccaactggactccCCCACATAAACCCAgcggctgcaagagcaggtcagaggctgggaattctgtaactcccctcctgactctccccccaaaccctgtcccaccatctacaaggccccaggtcaggagggtgagggactactgcccacttgcccctggatgggggcagctctaacaacactcaagaagctctacaccatccagggacaaagcagccccctgcTGGATTGGCCCcccacccacaaacaccccctccctccctccctccccccaccgacgctcagtagccgcagtgtggaccatctacaaggtgccctgcagaaattccccaaagcccctcaggcagcaccttccaaaccccacggccacttccaccCAGagggacaaggggcagcagattgtGAGACAGCGTTTTACCAacctggaaacagacccctccatCCATGCAGCAATCCGACCACATTCCCAAACtgaacctagtcccacctgcctgctcctggcccctatccctcccaaccctttcctgtcaagtccttatccaaatgtctttgaaatggtctgactgtagctgcgtccaccacttcctccagcagttcattcctcacacaaaccactctgttaaaacaaaaacaataatACCCCTCGTATCTTTTTAAAAACTTCCTCCACTCACCTTATATAAAGAAattgaggcctgcagatgctggagatcggagtccaGAGGGTGGGCgctggatcaggcagcatccgagggggcAGCAGagtccacgtttcgggcaaaagcccttcatcaggaatgaggcttgtgggcccaggggggtggagagataaatgggagggggatgggactGTGGAGACGGtcactgagagtgcaataggtgataggtcagaggggagggcggAACGGATAGATGGGACAGGTCAATAAGGCGGTGTCGGGATGTTCTCTCGTTTTGAActtcccccagcccagggaaaagtccttgccTATTCACCACATCCCCTGggcatgatttataaacctcgatgCCTCCCGTTGTGGGTAATTGGTTGGAGGATAGGATTTATGGAGTTTTTGGAATTGGTTGGAGAGAATCTGCTTGGGTTTGGACGAGGAAAACCATGTCTCTCAAACtcgactgagtttttttgaggaagttaccaaaaaagATGGATGCGGGCAGAGCTTCGAGTTTAGTGAAGCCTGAGACGAGGTTCCACGTGGTCGTGGAATTAGTGAAATCAGGTCGCACGGGATTCCGGGGGAGCTTTCCGAAGGGATGCCCAGTTGGCTGAACGacagggggggtggtggtggagggttgcttttcagaccggaggcctgtgacccgcagtgtcccacagggatcggAACTCGTGTCgttgatataaatgatgtggatgagagCAAGAGGAAGCATGGTCAGTCAGTTTGTGGATGACAGCAGGATTGGTGGGAgggtgggcagtgaagaaggtgatccaaggttacagagagatcttgatcaaatgggtcaatgagtCTGTGTCACAGGGCAGGGGTTAAGAAGGGGTTtagcacgtttgccttcattgctcagtccttggagtacaggagttgggggatgccatgttggggttgtacaggacattggtgaggtctcgtctggagcactgtgcccagttccgggcgccctgttacaggaaggagattattaacccagagagggttcagaagggatttaccggGAGGTTGCCGGGTGTGGaagggctggacaggctgggagttttttcactggagtgtaggaggtcgaGAGGTGACCTGGAAGAAGCTTAtagaataatgaggggtatagagttGGAGGTAGTTGTGTTTTCCCTAAGCTGGGGAATTTCAAggctgggggcacatttttaactcgagaggagagagagatttttaaaaagacatgaggggcaaatttgtTTTTACCCTGAGAGCGGTTCGCGTGTGATATGAACTccccgaggaagtggtgggtgtgggcacAGTGACAACGTTTAACAAAAACATTTGGACATCTACATGAACAGGGAAGGGTTGGGAGGgctatggaccaggagcaggcaggcggGACGAAGTTAGCTTGGGA encodes the following:
- the LOC132810204 gene encoding peroxisomal biogenesis factor 19-like; this encodes SPDATDEELSQAMGSLGVDLGLAEGGAEAEGSFLPIMQTIMQNLLSKDILYPSLKEITDKYPDWLAAHRDALPKEEFQRYEQQHTIMGRICRHFEAEGDSGPEQQRAHFETILELMQQLQDLGDPPKELAEMPPGLNFDLDGMSLPENMVAGPEQCAVM